A DNA window from Undibacterium sp. YM2 contains the following coding sequences:
- a CDS encoding N-acetyltransferase, which translates to MHSLAQTNTIIGMPLDVPRQNKADAFRRQPPVYPWPNKQIPGFKVKLVNSRNDRETINMLVNERFSSRGYAHPEASKTGNILSLQATIENRVVGTLSVQFDAGEGLPLDKLYQFELDSLRRRGAKLCQFTKLAIEKEVKSRSVLASLFHLAEIWALRVRQYNYICIEVNPRHVAFYQRMLKFTVLSDVRDNQQVQAPSVLLGIDLHYVARMIEIFGGKPELADTERSFYPYLFSPEEEARLAARMQGMSEQYE; encoded by the coding sequence ATGCACTCACTTGCTCAGACAAATACCATCATTGGTATGCCCCTGGATGTTCCGCGCCAGAATAAGGCGGATGCTTTCAGGCGGCAGCCACCAGTTTATCCCTGGCCGAACAAGCAGATTCCAGGCTTCAAGGTCAAGCTGGTGAATTCCAGAAATGACCGTGAAACCATCAACATGCTGGTCAATGAACGGTTTTCCTCGCGTGGTTATGCCCACCCTGAAGCGAGCAAAACCGGAAATATCCTCAGCCTGCAGGCGACCATAGAAAACCGTGTGGTTGGTACGCTCAGTGTGCAATTTGATGCCGGCGAAGGCCTGCCGCTCGACAAACTGTACCAGTTTGAACTTGATAGCTTGCGCAGGAGAGGTGCAAAGCTATGCCAGTTCACCAAACTGGCGATAGAAAAAGAAGTCAAATCCCGCAGTGTGCTCGCCTCCTTGTTCCACCTGGCCGAGATTTGGGCATTGCGGGTGCGTCAATACAACTATATCTGTATAGAGGTTAATCCCAGGCATGTGGCCTTCTATCAGCGCATGCTGAAATTTACTGTCCTGAGTGATGTCAGGGATAACCAGCAGGTGCAGGCACCATCTGTCTTGCTGGGCATCGATTTGCATTATGTCGCCAGGATGATAGAGATTTTTGGTGGTAAACCAGAGCTGGCTGATACTGAACGTTCTTTTTATCCTTACCTGTTTTCCCCTGAAGAGGAAGCCCGTCTGGCTGCCCGCATGCAGGGCATGAGTGAGCAATACGAATGA
- a CDS encoding ThiF family adenylyltransferase has protein sequence MKPLLVHPAQPGPSFDYDQAFSRNLGWFTEAEQAQLRGKKAAIAGMGGVGGAHLLTLARLGIGAFHIADFDQFDLPNMNRQAGAMQSTLGRDKAQVMQAMARDINPELQIEVFAQGIGPANMDAFLDGVDIYIDSLDFFAFDTRRAVFAACYRKGIPAVTAAPLGMGTAVLSFMPGKMSFDDYFQMQGQSEFEQGIRFLIGLAPARLHGSYLVDPSRVRLDLKKGPSTVMACQLCAGVAATEAAKILLGRGKVVCAPRGIHYDAYRQELKKTWLPGGNRNPLQKIKLAIARRMLGQKLATAEKQHEPA, from the coding sequence ATGAAACCACTACTAGTGCATCCTGCTCAGCCGGGCCCATCTTTTGATTACGACCAGGCTTTTTCCCGTAATCTGGGCTGGTTTACCGAGGCAGAGCAGGCACAACTGCGTGGCAAGAAGGCAGCCATCGCTGGCATGGGTGGAGTAGGTGGTGCGCATTTACTGACACTGGCCAGACTGGGCATAGGTGCTTTCCATATTGCAGACTTTGACCAGTTTGATTTGCCGAACATGAACCGCCAGGCTGGTGCCATGCAATCCACCCTCGGTAGAGACAAGGCGCAAGTCATGCAGGCCATGGCCAGGGATATCAATCCTGAGCTGCAGATAGAAGTTTTTGCCCAGGGTATAGGGCCAGCCAATATGGATGCCTTTCTGGATGGTGTCGATATCTATATCGACAGCCTGGACTTTTTTGCCTTCGATACCCGCCGCGCCGTGTTTGCTGCCTGCTATCGCAAAGGCATACCTGCTGTCACCGCTGCCCCCTTGGGCATGGGGACTGCCGTATTGTCCTTCATGCCTGGCAAAATGAGTTTTGATGATTATTTCCAGATGCAGGGGCAATCAGAATTTGAGCAAGGCATACGCTTTTTAATCGGGCTGGCGCCGGCACGTCTGCATGGCTCTTACTTGGTTGATCCCAGTCGGGTGCGGCTGGATTTGAAAAAAGGCCCGTCAACGGTCATGGCCTGTCAGTTGTGTGCAGGTGTGGCGGCAACGGAAGCTGCAAAAATCCTGCTGGGACGCGGCAAGGTGGTTTGTGCGCCGCGCGGCATCCATTACGACGCTTACCGGCAAGAATTGAAGAAAACCTGGCTGCCCGGTGGCAACCGCAACCCCTTGCAAAAAATCAAGCTGGCGATTGCCAGACGCATGTTGGGGCAGAAACTGGCAACTGCAGAAAAACAGCATGAGCCCGCTTGA
- a CDS encoding nitroreductase family protein, with the protein MSPLEYILDKARWAPSGDNVQNWRFEVVSEDVFIIRAFDTRDTVVYDFDGRPSQIALGALLENISLAASHQHRQAEFLRLDSQDKSGNSDAIAYQVRLLPLDICSPHPLVEMIEKRSVQRRALSTRGLRPEHQLALEQAAGDNFSIRWFGGWQQRWQMAKLLWRNAQIRLTMPEAFPVHKKAIDWGKQFSTDRIPDQAIGMDKLGLLIMRWAMHSWQRVSWMNRYMAGTWLPRLQLDLVPALFCAAHFMIVAKKEPQTAEDFVAAGRSLQRLWLTATQLGIQLQPEMTPLIFSWYVNAGRPCSAEAGIQKQVQALHQDLAARCYPGALENTCFMGRVGYGKPAQARSLRLKLQDICLQANNGENEQGDYPIVCQHTAT; encoded by the coding sequence ATGAGCCCGCTTGAATACATATTGGACAAGGCGCGCTGGGCACCCAGTGGTGATAATGTACAGAACTGGCGCTTTGAAGTCGTTTCAGAAGATGTCTTCATCATCCGTGCCTTTGATACCCGCGACACAGTGGTCTATGATTTTGATGGCCGCCCCAGCCAGATCGCCCTCGGTGCTCTGCTGGAAAATATCAGCCTGGCAGCCAGCCATCAGCATCGCCAGGCAGAATTTCTGCGCCTGGATAGTCAGGACAAATCTGGCAATAGCGATGCCATTGCCTACCAGGTCAGGCTTCTGCCTCTGGATATTTGCAGTCCCCATCCCCTGGTGGAGATGATAGAAAAAAGAAGCGTGCAAAGACGTGCGCTGTCCACAAGGGGTTTGCGGCCCGAACATCAACTGGCGCTGGAACAGGCAGCCGGAGACAATTTCAGCATACGCTGGTTTGGTGGCTGGCAACAACGCTGGCAAATGGCGAAATTGTTGTGGCGCAATGCCCAAATACGCCTGACCATGCCAGAAGCCTTTCCCGTGCATAAAAAAGCCATAGACTGGGGCAAGCAATTCAGTACAGACCGTATACCAGACCAGGCCATAGGCATGGATAAGCTGGGTTTGCTAATCATGCGCTGGGCCATGCATAGCTGGCAACGCGTTAGCTGGATGAACCGCTATATGGCAGGTACCTGGTTGCCACGTTTGCAGCTGGATCTGGTGCCCGCATTGTTTTGCGCTGCGCATTTCATGATCGTGGCAAAGAAAGAACCACAAACCGCTGAAGACTTCGTCGCTGCAGGCCGCAGCCTGCAACGCTTATGGCTGACTGCCACACAACTGGGTATACAATTGCAGCCAGAAATGACGCCACTGATCTTTAGCTGGTATGTCAATGCGGGGCGGCCTTGCAGTGCTGAAGCAGGCATACAGAAACAGGTGCAGGCATTGCATCAAGATCTTGCAGCGCGCTGCTACCCGGGAGCTTTGGAAAATACCTGCTTTATGGGGAGAGTGGGTTACGGCAAACCAGCGCAAGCACGTTCTTTAAGATTGAAGCTGCAGGATATTTGCCTGCAAGCCAATAATGGAGAAAATGAACAAGGTGACTACCCCATAGTTTGCCAGCATACTGCCACGTAA
- a CDS encoding ATP-binding protein, which produces MFHIKSLELVHWDYWQRIKNIPLDAKIITIAGQNGSGKTTLLDALRTLFGLECSMGRSYKHYARHSGQQTAWIRAVVDNSAVGPQISNRPFRMSGLYEDEVTLFCKIEKNGGDWKRQYLMRSGKTEIEEIQEANDWLGVESYRKRLAHAGLSNAMGKVLALEQGETDKLCEYAPRQLLDLVFQVFGDKEVLDAYDDAKRHQRDTETELQRFETELEGAKTNLEGLRLRVANYHQYESLSKEKRDLQEEILPTLQYHEALEKAGTTSQALRASKRFLKTQDLALSDRRQHLAQQAQQVSDAKQAEAALEAEESSLREKLGQINSKLKPQESLLEQKARLQKLAAEADADVANIADDLEKKEAELSRQKLERDALTQRIAGEMETIAALQGKSALPDPENVRQMRRALTDANIPHCMLPEIVEVTDPKWQAAVEGVLRGYTSVILLDKATDASAAYRIGEKQRYSHFIVPDRISAPVVKDQSLLSVVNFTGQAPAWLIEQLQRIDTVGSIELGMKLPKNQEWITPDAYHFERRGGRSLFVEVSRYRFGNAGRTQRLEALLKSLPRLQSQEDVLTMQISKLAGEISAFKARLAGVDAAKELSARHAEFEEATRNTQPLKQQRMEVGGRLGEIAPLLKAATEQRSVAHLKWEQAKAAIADAEAQLRTSEKRHADERKEQFETLRAMRDTWHTLPHNWKRASHRKELVAEHENVHQIELRIRSLTNNLARDDWETDSTVVDQYTRLNALLQGRQAETDERRYQNNRAIEATVNARAAYMDRLRFTIKSYSKNIKQLGELAGIEVHTDPVKLENDDIQLAQAGLHVRFKFDGKGPIGMNDGEASGGQQVMKSLILLIGLLKSDDGSGGFVFIDEPFAHLDIRNIQLVGEFLKNTDAQYLMTTPLTHNTDVYDPSELTLITSKKKKDTEWAQPIFVLQRKTEKNKTAKT; this is translated from the coding sequence ATGTTTCATATCAAATCGCTGGAACTTGTCCATTGGGATTATTGGCAACGCATCAAGAACATCCCTCTCGATGCCAAGATCATTACTATCGCCGGGCAAAATGGCTCGGGTAAAACCACGCTGCTCGATGCCTTGCGCACCCTGTTTGGTCTGGAATGTTCCATGGGGCGATCCTACAAACATTACGCCCGTCACTCAGGCCAGCAAACGGCATGGATACGTGCGGTGGTTGATAACAGCGCGGTGGGTCCGCAGATATCCAACCGGCCTTTCCGCATGTCTGGCCTGTATGAAGATGAGGTCACACTGTTTTGCAAGATAGAAAAAAATGGCGGTGACTGGAAGCGCCAATACCTGATGCGTAGTGGCAAGACCGAGATAGAAGAAATACAGGAAGCCAATGACTGGCTGGGCGTGGAAAGCTATCGCAAGCGTCTGGCACATGCTGGCTTGTCGAATGCCATGGGCAAGGTATTGGCACTGGAACAGGGTGAAACCGACAAACTATGTGAATACGCACCACGCCAGTTGCTGGACCTGGTGTTCCAGGTCTTTGGCGACAAGGAAGTACTGGATGCATACGATGATGCGAAGCGCCATCAGCGTGATACAGAAACCGAGTTGCAGCGCTTTGAAACCGAGCTGGAAGGTGCAAAAACCAATCTCGAAGGCTTGCGCCTGCGGGTTGCCAATTACCACCAGTATGAAAGTTTGAGCAAAGAGAAACGCGATCTGCAGGAAGAGATACTACCTACCCTGCAATACCATGAAGCCCTGGAAAAAGCAGGCACCACCAGCCAGGCACTACGTGCCAGCAAGCGCTTTTTAAAGACGCAAGACCTGGCCCTGTCTGACCGCCGCCAGCACCTGGCACAACAGGCACAGCAAGTCTCAGATGCCAAGCAGGCAGAAGCTGCACTGGAAGCAGAAGAGTCGTCGCTGCGAGAAAAACTGGGGCAAATCAACAGCAAACTGAAGCCACAAGAAAGCCTGCTGGAACAAAAAGCCCGTTTGCAAAAACTGGCTGCTGAAGCAGACGCCGATGTCGCCAATATCGCTGACGATCTGGAGAAAAAAGAAGCCGAACTGTCGCGCCAGAAACTCGAACGTGATGCCCTGACCCAGCGCATCGCTGGCGAAATGGAAACCATCGCCGCCTTGCAAGGCAAGTCTGCCCTGCCTGACCCTGAGAATGTGCGCCAGATGCGCCGGGCGCTGACGGATGCGAATATCCCGCATTGCATGTTGCCGGAGATCGTCGAAGTCACTGATCCTAAATGGCAGGCTGCAGTCGAAGGTGTATTGCGCGGTTATACTTCAGTGATTTTGCTGGACAAGGCGACTGACGCCTCTGCCGCTTACCGCATAGGTGAGAAGCAGCGCTATAGTCACTTCATCGTGCCTGACCGTATCAGTGCGCCTGTGGTCAAGGACCAGAGTCTGCTGTCTGTCGTCAACTTCACTGGTCAGGCTCCTGCCTGGCTGATAGAACAGTTGCAACGCATAGACACGGTAGGTTCAATCGAGCTGGGCATGAAGCTGCCGAAAAACCAGGAGTGGATTACCCCCGACGCTTACCATTTCGAACGTCGCGGTGGCCGCTCACTGTTCGTTGAAGTGTCACGCTATCGCTTTGGTAATGCGGGCCGCACCCAGCGTCTTGAAGCCCTGCTGAAGTCTTTACCACGCCTGCAATCACAAGAAGATGTGCTGACCATGCAGATCAGCAAACTGGCTGGTGAAATCAGTGCCTTCAAAGCGCGTCTGGCAGGTGTCGATGCAGCAAAAGAACTGAGTGCCCGTCATGCCGAATTTGAAGAAGCAACCCGCAATACCCAGCCACTGAAACAGCAGCGTATGGAAGTCGGCGGCCGCCTCGGTGAAATTGCGCCTTTGCTGAAAGCCGCTACGGAGCAACGTTCGGTTGCTCACCTTAAATGGGAACAGGCCAAGGCAGCGATTGCCGATGCCGAAGCACAATTACGCACATCAGAAAAGCGACATGCCGATGAACGCAAGGAACAATTCGAAACCCTGCGCGCCATGCGCGACACCTGGCATACCCTTCCACATAACTGGAAGCGTGCCTCGCACCGCAAGGAACTGGTGGCAGAGCATGAAAACGTCCACCAGATAGAATTGCGCATACGCAGCCTGACGAATAACCTTGCGCGCGATGACTGGGAAACTGACTCCACCGTCGTCGATCAATACACCCGCCTGAACGCCCTGCTGCAAGGCCGCCAGGCTGAGACTGATGAACGTCGCTACCAAAATAACCGCGCGATAGAAGCCACCGTGAATGCCCGCGCCGCCTATATGGACAGGCTGCGCTTCACGATCAAGTCCTACAGCAAGAACATCAAGCAACTGGGCGAGCTGGCAGGCATAGAAGTGCATACCGATCCGGTCAAACTCGAAAATGACGACATACAACTGGCCCAGGCTGGCTTGCATGTACGTTTCAAGTTTGACGGCAAAGGCCCGATAGGCATGAACGACGGCGAAGCATCCGGCGGCCAGCAAGTCATGAAGTCACTGATCTTGCTGATAGGCTTGCTGAAATCTGACGATGGTTCCGGCGGCTTTGTCTTCATCGATGAACCTTTCGCCCATCTGGATATACGCAATATCCAGCTGGTGGGTGAGTTTCTGAAGAACACAGATGCTCAGTACCTGATGACGACACCGCTGACGCATAACACGGATGTGTATGATCCTTCTGAACTGACACTGATCACCAGCAAGAAGAAAAAAGATACGGAATGGGCGCAGCCTATTTTTGTATTGCAAAGAAAAACCGAGAAAAACAAGACTGCCAAGACATAA
- a CDS encoding Crp/Fnr family transcriptional regulator translates to MKKTSKAVWSENPKQNSILAALPKADFERILPDLELVPLPLKWTMLESGDHVRYLYFPISGIVSLIYALEDGSSSEVALVGNEGMVGISIFMGGDSMPSSTEVQSTGKAYKLSRKVMKREFSLGGKLQQYALLYTQALICQTSQTAVCNQHHLLDQQLCRWLLMSMDRLHSEDIVITQEMISNLLGVRRESVTQTIGQLQKDGLIASRRGHIKIIDRAAMEARVCECYEVVRKEYLRLLPPVPDADPATVL, encoded by the coding sequence ATGAAAAAAACAAGCAAAGCTGTCTGGTCTGAAAATCCAAAACAGAACAGCATATTAGCTGCGCTACCCAAGGCAGATTTCGAGCGTATCCTGCCTGATCTGGAACTAGTTCCTCTTCCATTGAAGTGGACTATGCTGGAATCAGGTGACCATGTACGCTACCTGTATTTCCCCATATCCGGCATCGTCTCGTTGATCTATGCACTGGAAGATGGTTCGTCGAGCGAAGTTGCCCTGGTCGGAAATGAAGGCATGGTGGGCATTTCCATCTTCATGGGTGGGGATAGCATGCCATCCAGCACGGAGGTGCAAAGCACAGGCAAGGCATACAAACTCAGCAGAAAAGTCATGAAAAGAGAATTTTCCCTGGGCGGCAAGTTGCAGCAATATGCTCTTCTATACACTCAGGCGCTGATTTGCCAGACCTCACAAACAGCGGTGTGCAACCAGCATCATTTACTCGATCAGCAATTGTGCCGCTGGCTCCTGATGAGTATGGACAGATTGCATTCTGAAGATATCGTGATCACCCAGGAAATGATTTCCAATTTATTAGGCGTGCGGCGCGAAAGCGTTACGCAAACAATAGGCCAATTGCAAAAGGACGGATTAATTGCCAGCAGACGCGGTCATATCAAGATCATTGACAGAGCGGCAATGGAAGCTCGTGTCTGTGAATGCTATGAAGTCGTCCGCAAAGAATACCTGCGGCTACTACCGCCCGTTCCAGATGCCGACCCGGCAACGGTGCTGTAG